The Brachyhypopomus gauderio isolate BG-103 chromosome 1, BGAUD_0.2, whole genome shotgun sequence genome includes the window ACTACCGAGGTTACCACAGCAAGTTCGCCCCAGATCCTGAAAATGGTCCCACAAAATGATTTGCTGCTTTCTGCAGcacccacccccctcctccccaaAGTGATGACAGTAGAAATCTCAAGTCTTTATATATAAATCTAACACGGTCCAACAGCAAGACTCCACTAGACAATGTCGTTAGCATAGAAAAGAAATGATAGGGGGAAAAAGGGTCATAGAGAAACAGTAATGTCATCTGAATCAAATCTACATTGTCCACGTCAGTTCAGAGACATGTTTAGAGCTGCATTGCTGGGAGTAGGTGAGATTTCCCTCATCCACCTGTGTGtttgcacgcacacaaacacactccagtCCCAATGGACGTCAGTTGTCCCTCTTGTTCTACTCAGAGATCCGTTATGATGAACATTCTGTTAAGAGACGCGTCCACATTCACATAACAACCCTGACACAGGCTGTGTGCGGGCACTCAACACTGACGCACAATCACCTACAGGGTCCAAAGATGCataacagtgtgtatgtgtgaagtcAGTCTACTGATTTAACCCCACATTCTAGGaatgaggtgtgtatgtgtgtgtgtgtgtgtgtgtgtgtgtgtgtgtgtgtgtgtgtgtgtgtgtgtgtgttcagagagctCTTCGCTGCAGTGgctaacacactgaaacaccacTGCTGTCCCTTCGCCCCTGTTTCTTGAGCAGCTGGATCCGGTTGTGGCAGTAGAATTTGATGGCCCTCCAGTCACGCTGGTTggtcaccagcagggggcagtgctGCAGGCACCGCTCGCAGTCCGCCTTCGCCGGCACACGCAGCTCCACGATGTTGTGCTTCAGGTGCGTCTCCACGGCGATGCGCTCCGCCTCCGACCACGGCCGTTTCAGCACACCACGCTTGCCTGAAAGACGGGCGGGAAAAATGTATCGTCTTAGCGCTACGCCAATTCTCACTCCTCTGAAACTTTGAAAGGTCTGGCAACTCGTTAATCCTCAGTCCACTGTACATATCATTCTGGCAGAGAACACAATCTTACAGACGTGTAAGAATATGCAAGTCTATTGCAACTTACCACGAACATGCTATTTTGGAAGTATCTGTGCATGTATTTTTATACTGCATCCAATGTCCTCAGTAAAGGcttacaaaaatacacacatccCTTTGGCTACAAATTAAATGTTAAGATACTTAGGCACTAGACCTAGTAACAAGGGTGGATAATTGGTGTAATTATGTTGTGGAACTACTGAACTACACCTGTAGCATTCTGCCGGTACGTGAGCACTTTTCGTGTGGTGACTCATCTCTATTCTAAGCCACTGTTGACACCGATAATCCTAAATTAAACCCAGTCACCACTGCAAATGCAGATCCAGACATCTGGAATCTAAACTTGTAGAGCATCCCTCAGCCTGTGTGGCAAGATTTAATTTACAATTTAAAAAGTTTAATTGTAAGGCAGCTACACTATGAAAAGCTACCTGAGCTGCACCCGTACCTGATTTGACCTGGGAACTCCTCCTCTTGTGCGCGGTGGAGGGAGATGGGGTAGTGGGTGTCGGGTGAGGGGCGGCGTTCTTTTTGGGTCGTGGCCCTCGCCCGTTCACGCCGGTCTTCTTCGTCGTCACCACTCTCTCCTTGGTCTTCTCCCCGTCTCCGTCAGACTCCTCTGAGAAAGAGTCGGCAGAGTTGCCCGACATCACTGGTGGGGGGAATGGAAATATTAAAGTCAGATTTAAAATCTGAGTATTAAAATCAGACTTAAAATCTATAATCTAAaagtattattatattaaaaaaatctCTATTGTCTCATGCAAACACATGCTTTGGTATTGCCATGTTTCAGTTCAGTAACGCAGTAGCTAGCTGGGTAATAGAGGACTGCCTAACATTCCTCATGTGGTGTCACAGTGGATAATTACGTGGGCAATGTAGTTTTTGTCGTTTGGTTCCCTCACCATCCAGCTCAAGGCAGATATGCTGCAGACTCATTCCTCTGAAGagcactccatctctctctccatacagTACCACTCTCCCCACCCGGCCCATCAGAGCCGGGTCCTGAGCGATCCTGGAGCAGCTCTGCGTCACGTGATACTCCCTCTGCAGAAACTCCTCCAGCCGCTTAGAGGCAGCGCCCTGGGGTCGTTCCCCCTCCtccaggaggaggagctgtgtCAGGATGGCCACCTGCCTCCGGGCACGGGGCGCAGTCAGGGTGGTGGGGTTCTTCGCTCCGCTGCTGCGCGCCAGTCCTCGCAAGAGGTCCGTGCCGCGCAGAGGAGTGGCGGGCGAGTGGTATGGGCGGGAGAAGACGTAGGGGCTCTCGGGGTCTACGCCCACGTCGGCCGAGGTCTTCAGGAGCAGGTCGAGACAAGCCTCGGAGTGGGGCGGGAGGATGAGGGGCTGCAGCCGCCCGCGCTTACCCAGAACGCCCACACGGGGGCGATGGCACAGCACGTGACGCTCAAATGGGGACAGGGAGGCCtcgagaggggagagggtgggCGGTGCGGAGGCGGGGCCGGCGGAAGGCGTGAGGCGGTTGTGGTAGTCCTGCGCGGTGAGCTTGGCCACTTCACACTCGCGGTGGCGGTTGTAGAGGATCAGCAGGGCCAGGCTGGAGTGGCAGAGCAGGCGCCACGACTCGGCCGAGCTGCTCGAACGGGAcagggagaggaaggaggagtGCTGCTGACGCCGCAGGTACAGCACCAGCGTGGACAGGGAGCACAGCAGGGGTGGCATGTGGGAGCGGTGAGGGCTGGGGGGCGTGgttagggagacagagagaaacagagagatagaAGAGAGATATTAGTACTGATCAGTAGTCATTAAATAACATTCCCTAGAAATACGTTTTGCTGTTCAAAAGAATAATACTGAATCAGGAACCAAATTCAACGGTTTTATATATATACCTTGCCATCTCGCCATTCTTCTCTTCTCCACTGTCATTTTCTCTCATTTCATTAATCTCCATATCGACATCTTCCTCAACATCCTCTTCCCCTTCGTCATGTCCCGGGGTGGGCGGAGCTTCCTCTTtcgttctctccatctctgcctGTTTCTTTAGTTGCTCCTCCttcactttctctttctccttctctttttccttctctagctccttctctttctctttttccttctccttctcctttttctccttctctttctccttcttctcttccttctctttctccttcttggGTCTGCGCCCCCTCCTGGTGGGAGGGTTGGGGGTGACGGGGGGACTCTTCACTGCCATGGTGGTTGCCACTGCAGCCTTTCTGGTGGGCGTGGCAGCGGAGCCAGACGTCTTCCTGGATGCACCGGCGGCAGCGGACGTCGCCGGGGGCGAGAGGGACAACGAGAACGACACGGCCCCTGAGTTCCCAGCGGACGACTGCGAGTCCCGTTCGCGGGAAAAGAGGGACGGGCCAGGGGTGGCAGCGGCAGTGGCagcggaggaggtggaggaggagggctgCGGAGAGGCGAAGGTGTGTGGGCTCGCGTGCgtggaggtggggtgtggaGAATGGGTGTGCAGGTGGCCAAGCTCCATGGCTGCACGCACCTCCGGCTGCTGGTCGTGGTGCTTCTCCAAGTGGCGGGCCAGGGAGCGGAAATGGCGGCCGCAGTACGGGCAGTGCTGCCGCCTGGTGACCGTCCCTGTGGCGCCCCGACCgatgtttatgtttatgttgTTGTTGATATTTGTGGTGGGCGGAGCTAGTGGGGCCTGGAATGAGgtggaagaagaggaggaaggggcggggcgtGCAAACGAAAGTGGGCGGGGCTGAGCCCTGGGCGCTGCCTTCTTCTTGGCAGCGGGCGCAGCAGTTTTTCGTTTCTTGCGCCGCCGCATCATGCGGCCCCTCAGCTCCTCCAATTCTTCCTCATCGTCGTCGTCATCATCgtcgtcttcctcttcctcgtcgTCCTCGCGGTCCGAATCGCTGGCCTCGGAGTGAGAGAGCGGAGacgaggatggagagagagaccaggagGGAGTGAGGTAGTCAgatacagtgagagagagagggaggggacctGCCTCCTCTTCCTACGGAATGAGTGAGAGACAAAAGTATATTGTATGGCAAAGGGAGATCAAagagacccccccacccctccctcaaTTAATTCATGGTCCTGTTGTACACTACTCATGACGATAATATAAGGACCAAacaaagaatatatatataaaattaaaaataaaaaaatatagcaTATCATGTTTTCCCTTTCAAGTTGACTTTAATTTGCCCTAATACcctttgaacacacacacacacacacacacacacacacacacacacacacacacacacacacgacatctTTAAATACATAAAGGAACTCTACACCTTCTTAATGTTACATAAAAGGAAGATATAAACATGGATATTACAGGTCAGATAGACGTTTGTCTCATTAGATAAAAACAAGCCCAAAGATGGTGGGTTTACTTTTTTGATGTTGTTATCTGGATTGAAGCCGCATTCAAATCCTCGCGGGGAGACAGAACGGTGGAAACCCTAAATTtgtcaaaaacaaaaacaaccagaCTGTAAACAGCAACGAGCACAGATGAATGCCAATGGTCGTTGAGGGCTTGACTGGAATGCAAAATGCTGATTCGCTGGCTTCCCAGTGTCTAGGCAATCCCTGAAACAAAGCTATGTTACAAAAGGCCATTTTGATTACCATGGCATTTTCGCTCCAGTCAGTCAGACTGTAGTCCACCGTTATCTCCTCTCCTTTGGCAATGTCTCGGATTGCTATGACG containing:
- the LOC143521793 gene encoding uncharacterized protein LOC143521793 isoform X2, which produces MRSGVFTGALGTAVAALMAENVRSPFDYREPPTLDSDGDGSKPPPPRGRVCARKRKGTPVKVCDRAYVTEDEEESMSEHSYSPGDGQYPDVAEDGLPPPGSPYYLTDPAQLCVSELGEEGASGVRGPVLFHPPPNCRIREVHCGSQVRLVVIAIRDIAKGEEITVDYSLTDWSENAMGFHRSVSPRGFECGFNPDNNIKKEEEAGPLPLSLTVSDYLTPSWSLSPSSSPLSHSEASDSDREDDEEEEDDDDDDDDEEELEELRGRMMRRRKKRKTAAPAAKKKAAPRAQPRPLSFARPAPSSSSSTSFQAPLAPPTTNINNNININIGRGATGTVTRRQHCPYCGRHFRSLARHLEKHHDQQPEVRAAMELGHLHTHSPHPTSTHASPHTFASPQPSSSTSSAATAAATPGPSLFSRERDSQSSAGNSGAVSFSLSLSPPATSAAAGASRKTSGSAATPTRKAAVATTMAVKSPPVTPNPPTRRGRRPKKEKEKEEKKEKEKEKKEKEKEKEKEKELEKEKEKEKEKVKEEQLKKQAEMERTKEEAPPTPGHDEGEEDVEEDVDMEINEMRENDSGEEKNGEMASPHRSHMPPLLCSLSTLVLYLRRQQHSSFLSLSRSSSSAESWRLLCHSSLALLILYNRHRECEVAKLTAQDYHNRLTPSAGPASAPPTLSPLEASLSPFERHVLCHRPRVGVLGKRGRLQPLILPPHSEACLDLLLKTSADVGVDPESPYVFSRPYHSPATPLRGTDLLRGLARSSGAKNPTTLTAPRARRQVAILTQLLLLEEGERPQGAASKRLEEFLQREYHVTQSCSRIAQDPALMGRVGRVVLYGERDGVLFRGMSLQHICLELDVMSGNSADSFSEESDGDGEKTKERVVTTKKTGVNGRGPRPKKNAAPHPTPTTPSPSTAHKRRSSQVKSGKRGVLKRPWSEAERIAVETHLKHNIVELRVPAKADCERCLQHCPLLVTNQRDWRAIKFYCHNRIQLLKKQGRRDSSGVSVC
- the LOC143521793 gene encoding uncharacterized protein LOC143521793 isoform X1, with the protein product MRSGVFTGALGTAVAALMAENVRSPFDYREPPTLDSDGDGSKPPPPRGRVCARKRKGTPVKVCDRAYVTEDEEESMSEHSYSPGDGQYPDVAEDGLPPPGSPYYLTDPAQLCVSELGEEGASGVRGPVLFHPPPNCRIREVHCGSQVRLVVIAIRDIAKGEEITVDYSLTDWSENAMGFHRSVSPRGFECGFNPDNNIKKEEEAGPLPLSLTVSDYLTPSWSLSPSSSPLSHSEASDSDREDDEEEEDDDDDDDDEEELEELRGRMMRRRKKRKTAAPAAKKKAAPRAQPRPLSFARPAPSSSSSTSFQAPLAPPTTNINNNININIGRGATGTVTRRQHCPYCGRHFRSLARHLEKHHDQQPEVRAAMELGHLHTHSPHPTSTHASPHTFASPQPSSSTSSAATAAATPGPSLFSRERDSQSSAGNSGAVSFSLSLSPPATSAAAGASRKTSGSAATPTRKAAVATTMAVKSPPVTPNPPTRRGRRPKKEKEKEEKKEKEKEKKEKEKEKEKEKELEKEKEKEKEKVKEEQLKKQAEMERTKEEAPPTPGHDEGEEDVEEDVDMEINEMRENDSGEEKNGEMASPHRSHMPPLLCSLSTLVLYLRRQQHSSFLSLSRSSSSAESWRLLCHSSLALLILYNRHRECEVAKLTAQDYHNRLTPSAGPASAPPTLSPLEASLSPFERHVLCHRPRVGVLGKRGRLQPLILPPHSEACLDLLLKTSADVGVDPESPYVFSRPYHSPATPLRGTDLLRGLARSSGAKNPTTLTAPRARRQVAILTQLLLLEEGERPQGAASKRLEEFLQREYHVTQSCSRIAQDPALMGRVGRVVLYGERDGVLFRGMSLQHICLELDGEGTKRQKLHCPLMSGNSADSFSEESDGDGEKTKERVVTTKKTGVNGRGPRPKKNAAPHPTPTTPSPSTAHKRRSSQVKSGKRGVLKRPWSEAERIAVETHLKHNIVELRVPAKADCERCLQHCPLLVTNQRDWRAIKFYCHNRIQLLKKQGRRDSSGVSVC